The Microlunatus antarcticus genome window below encodes:
- a CDS encoding DedA family protein gives MPQLVNLLLALPPALVLVAALVLPAVEASALVGLVVPGETAVFVAGLTAHAGHLPLWAVVTAAGTGAVVGDQIGYRVGRRLGPRLLARLPRRLQRDGRVDRAVAFVGRRGGVAVLAGRWTAVLRALMPGLAGAGGMSARTFTVFNLLGGVTWAAAVSALGYAAGAAYQQVLASINQAGQIGLGVALLLGLVLLGVRATRRRVRSQRPTTS, from the coding sequence GTGCCGCAGCTCGTGAACCTGCTGCTCGCGCTCCCGCCCGCCCTCGTGCTGGTGGCGGCGCTCGTGCTCCCCGCGGTCGAGGCGTCGGCGCTGGTCGGGCTCGTCGTGCCGGGCGAGACGGCGGTGTTCGTCGCCGGCCTCACCGCGCACGCCGGTCACCTGCCGCTCTGGGCCGTCGTGACCGCGGCGGGAACCGGCGCGGTCGTGGGCGACCAGATCGGCTACCGGGTGGGCCGACGGCTCGGGCCCCGGCTGCTCGCGCGACTGCCCCGACGGCTGCAGCGCGACGGACGGGTGGACCGGGCGGTCGCGTTCGTGGGCCGACGCGGAGGCGTCGCCGTGCTCGCCGGTCGCTGGACCGCCGTGCTCCGGGCGCTGATGCCGGGGCTCGCCGGGGCGGGCGGCATGTCCGCACGGACGTTCACCGTCTTCAACCTGCTCGGCGGCGTCACCTGGGCCGCCGCGGTGTCGGCCCTCGGCTACGCGGCCGGAGCGGCCTACCAGCAGGTGCTGGCCTCGATCAACCAGGCCGGGCAGATCGGGCTGGGGGTCGCCCTGCTGCTCGGCCTGGTCCTCCTCGGCGTGCGGGCCACCCGCCGCCGGGTGCGGTCTCAGCGGCCGACCACCTCGTAG
- a CDS encoding glycosyltransferase 87 family protein → MSSVPALRTVSRATVGWAVGLGALAFAVRLVTVLRGGGLFGRIGYDGSVYYASAAALAHGVVPYADFLLLHPPGIVLALLPFAALGRAVGDADAYALARLAWFGLGAVSTVLVFAVVRTRGLRPAVAAATFYAVFVPAVTSEHTTSLEAVGSVCLLGAVALLARGRDLRTGPVWPLLAAGALLGVSTGTKIWGVAVVLALVGWSVGRAGPRRAGLVLAGAVGGTVAVCLPFFVAAPGPMWRMVVADQLGRRRVPGGLAGRLVDITGLSELRGTVGTHLLAGVALVLLVAVLALALRDPLGRLGALLLAVTTAVLLSTPPWSVAYTGLAAPALALLVGAAAIRLRPVGRAGVTGHAAALVVLVAYVAASLPGLTFGSPFPGRSLERVLAAAPGCVTTDDPIALIETGALQRDLDLRCPVVVDLSGYSYDLQPAAAEHLSRSANGQWQRFVQRRLGSGQTSVVVRFRTDPGLSRRTRAVVDGWPVVAVVGGYRVHRPVPQVAPAR, encoded by the coding sequence GTGTCGTCCGTGCCCGCGTTGCGGACCGTGTCCCGTGCCACCGTCGGCTGGGCCGTCGGTCTCGGCGCACTCGCCTTCGCCGTCCGCCTGGTCACGGTGCTCCGCGGTGGCGGCCTCTTCGGCCGCATCGGCTACGACGGCTCCGTCTACTACGCGTCCGCCGCGGCCCTCGCCCACGGGGTCGTGCCGTACGCCGACTTCCTGCTGCTGCACCCGCCGGGCATCGTCCTGGCGCTCCTCCCCTTCGCCGCGCTCGGACGGGCGGTCGGTGACGCCGACGCGTACGCCCTGGCCCGGCTCGCGTGGTTCGGGCTCGGCGCGGTCAGCACCGTCCTGGTCTTCGCCGTCGTCCGCACGCGCGGGCTCCGGCCGGCGGTGGCCGCCGCGACGTTCTACGCCGTCTTCGTCCCCGCCGTCACGAGCGAGCACACGACCTCGTTGGAGGCGGTCGGGTCCGTCTGCCTGCTGGGCGCGGTGGCGCTGCTGGCCCGCGGGCGGGACCTCCGGACCGGACCGGTCTGGCCGCTGCTCGCCGCGGGCGCCCTGCTGGGCGTCTCCACCGGCACGAAGATCTGGGGCGTCGCGGTGGTCCTCGCGCTCGTCGGCTGGTCCGTGGGCCGTGCGGGTCCGCGGCGGGCCGGTCTCGTGCTCGCCGGCGCGGTCGGCGGGACGGTCGCGGTCTGCCTGCCCTTCTTCGTCGCCGCGCCCGGGCCGATGTGGCGGATGGTGGTCGCCGACCAGCTCGGCCGCCGTCGCGTCCCCGGCGGCCTCGCTGGTCGACTGGTCGACATCACCGGCCTGTCGGAGCTCCGCGGAACGGTCGGCACCCACCTGCTGGCCGGGGTCGCGCTCGTCCTCCTGGTCGCCGTCCTCGCGCTCGCCCTGCGCGACCCGCTCGGCCGGCTCGGCGCGCTGCTGCTGGCGGTCACGACGGCGGTGCTGCTGTCGACGCCGCCGTGGTCGGTCGCGTACACGGGGCTCGCCGCTCCGGCGCTCGCCCTGCTGGTCGGTGCCGCCGCGATCCGACTGCGCCCGGTCGGACGGGCCGGCGTCACCGGGCACGCGGCCGCCCTCGTCGTCCTCGTCGCGTACGTGGCTGCGTCCCTGCCCGGGCTCACCTTCGGCTCGCCCTTCCCCGGCCGCAGCCTGGAGCGGGTGCTCGCGGCTGCCCCGGGCTGCGTCACGACCGACGACCCGATCGCCCTGATCGAGACGGGCGCCCTGCAGCGCGACCTGGACCTGCGCTGCCCGGTGGTCGTCGACCTCAGCGGCTACTCCTACGACCTGCAGCCGGCCGCGGCGGAGCACCTGAGCCGCTCCGCGAACGGTCAGTGGCAGCGCTTCGTGCAGCGCCGGCTCGGCAGCGGGCAGACCTCGGTGGTCGTCCGCTTCCGCACGGACCCGGGTCTGAGCCGGCGGACGCGCGCGGTGGTGGACGGCTGGCCCGTCGTCGCCGTCGTCGGCGGCTACCGGGTGCACCGACCGGTGCCCCAGGTGGCGCCGGCCCGGTAG
- a CDS encoding GntR family transcriptional regulator encodes MPLGQMRSGERPNLTAHGYVLQRMRQAILDGELPAGSRLIQADLASQFAVSITPVREALRDLAGEGLVVFDPHRGSRVRSFDLAEVREIYELRMALEPLMVQRMIGRVAPDRLDEAERLMRRMTRTKDTAVWSDLNRQFHACFAEDDKASRLATILGGLRDSASTYVGLSLRASPERRAESDREHAEILDCYRRGDTPEAVRLAVQHMRTTLVTIEEADAQGLL; translated from the coding sequence ATGCCGCTAGGGCAGATGCGCAGCGGCGAGCGACCGAACTTGACCGCGCACGGCTACGTCCTCCAGCGCATGCGCCAGGCCATCCTGGACGGTGAGCTCCCGGCCGGGTCCCGGCTCATCCAGGCCGACCTCGCGAGCCAGTTCGCGGTGAGCATCACCCCGGTCCGCGAGGCGTTGCGCGACCTGGCCGGCGAAGGACTCGTCGTCTTCGACCCCCACCGCGGGTCGCGGGTGCGCAGCTTCGACCTCGCCGAGGTCCGCGAGATCTACGAGCTGCGGATGGCGCTCGAGCCGCTCATGGTCCAGCGCATGATCGGGCGGGTGGCTCCCGACCGGCTCGACGAGGCCGAGCGGCTCATGCGCCGGATGACGCGGACGAAGGACACCGCCGTGTGGTCGGACCTCAACCGTCAGTTCCACGCCTGCTTCGCCGAGGACGACAAGGCCAGCCGGCTGGCCACCATCCTGGGCGGGCTGCGCGACAGCGCGTCGACCTACGTCGGGCTCTCGCTGCGCGCCAGCCCCGAGCGGCGGGCCGAGTCCGACCGCGAGCACGCCGAGATCCTGGACTGCTACCGCCGTGGCGACACCCCGGAAGCCGTCCGGCTGGCGGTGCAGCACATGCGGACGACGTTGGTGACGATCGAGGAGGCCGACGCCCAGGGGCTCCTGTAG
- a CDS encoding asparaginase codes for MSLQLPDPLRVAVASLGGTITMTSDRSDGRGVVPSLTAADLLRSVPSLAHVEVESATLATVPGASLGLDDLFAVLTWARAVVDAGADGVVVVQGTDTIEETAYLLDLYWDRSAPLVVTGAMRSPQAPGADGPANLSAAVVTATSAGARDRGVLVVMADQVHAAARVRKTRSSGPDVFRSDSFGPLGHVDEGAVAFGGPAWRPSPLTTGAPDRPVLVPLLETFLGDDGRLLEIVDDAGCAGIVVAGFGVGHVSAGLAAVVGRVVERRPVVVATRTGAGTTYTSTYGFPGSESDLIARGAVLSGSLDPRKSRLLLTCLLGSGAGAGKIADEFRRRGARGVPA; via the coding sequence ATGAGCCTGCAGCTGCCCGATCCGCTCCGTGTCGCCGTCGCGTCCCTCGGCGGGACGATCACGATGACGTCCGACCGCTCCGACGGCCGCGGCGTCGTCCCCTCGCTGACCGCCGCCGACCTGCTCCGCTCGGTTCCCTCCCTCGCCCACGTGGAGGTCGAGTCGGCGACGCTGGCGACGGTCCCGGGCGCGTCCCTGGGCCTGGACGACCTCTTCGCCGTGCTGACGTGGGCGCGGGCCGTCGTCGACGCGGGGGCCGACGGGGTCGTCGTCGTGCAGGGCACCGACACGATCGAGGAGACGGCGTACCTGCTCGACCTCTACTGGGACCGGTCGGCGCCCCTGGTCGTCACCGGGGCCATGAGGTCCCCGCAGGCACCGGGCGCGGACGGTCCGGCGAACCTGAGCGCCGCGGTCGTGACGGCCACGAGCGCCGGTGCCCGCGACCGCGGCGTGCTGGTCGTCATGGCCGACCAGGTGCACGCCGCGGCACGGGTGCGCAAGACGCGGTCGAGCGGGCCCGACGTCTTCCGCTCGGACTCCTTCGGTCCGCTCGGCCACGTGGACGAGGGCGCCGTGGCCTTCGGCGGTCCGGCCTGGCGACCGTCGCCGCTGACCACCGGGGCGCCCGACCGTCCGGTGCTCGTCCCCCTGCTGGAGACGTTCCTGGGGGACGACGGGCGGCTGCTGGAGATCGTCGACGACGCCGGGTGTGCCGGGATCGTGGTCGCCGGGTTCGGGGTGGGCCACGTCTCGGCCGGTCTCGCCGCCGTCGTGGGACGCGTCGTCGAGCGCCGCCCCGTGGTGGTCGCCACCCGCACCGGCGCGGGGACGACGTACACCTCCACGTACGGCTTCCCCGGTTCGGAGTCCGACCTGATCGCCCGCGGTGCGGTGCTCTCCGGCTCGCTCGACCCTCGCAAGTCGCGGCTCCTGCTCACCTGCCTGCTCGGCTCGGGTGCGGGAGCGGGGAAGATCGCGGACGAGTTCCGACGGCGCGGGGCGCGCGGCGTCCCCGCGTGA
- a CDS encoding MFS transporter — translation MSSSAPSAPSSTDRDAPTLARLPLGIALFTFVVLGLSYITNAADRQVFPVLLPAIRTEYGFSLGEGGLLSTIFTLGIGLAGVPGAYLLNRFSRRAVIVGGIVIYSGFTALTAVSVGFADMFAYRALSGVGEAIQNAALFAAVGAYFFKRRALAIGSLNFCYGVGAFLGPRLGAQFAAGSGWRTPFYVYAIAGFVIAAIILVVVSKRFTEQVEPLGDVRPEVAANVPEKVYNRNVVVLMVVAAIAGVSLYGYLGLYPTYLQTELGFTVVEAGKAAGMFGLGALMGIPAGLLGDRFDQRWILMGSLVAASIVGYVLFHGPTTPGWQSLLSFLTGATGSGLLFTNTYSAMQRAVRPEKVGQVSGAFVTSWYLPSALAGYLFALLQNNLGWGGASLVQLSLVPLIGVVALLFLDTSRFTTAKVSSGHH, via the coding sequence TTGAGCAGCTCAGCCCCCTCAGCCCCCTCGTCCACCGACCGGGACGCGCCGACCCTCGCGCGGCTCCCGCTCGGCATCGCGCTCTTCACCTTCGTCGTGCTGGGGCTCTCGTACATCACCAATGCCGCCGACCGGCAGGTGTTCCCCGTCCTGCTCCCGGCCATCCGGACCGAGTACGGCTTCTCGCTCGGCGAGGGCGGCCTGCTGTCCACGATCTTCACGCTGGGCATCGGGCTGGCCGGCGTCCCCGGTGCCTACCTGCTCAACCGCTTCTCGCGGCGCGCCGTGATCGTGGGCGGCATCGTCATCTACTCGGGCTTCACCGCGCTGACGGCGGTGTCGGTCGGGTTCGCCGACATGTTCGCCTACCGCGCGCTCTCCGGGGTCGGCGAGGCGATCCAGAACGCCGCGCTCTTCGCGGCCGTCGGCGCGTACTTCTTCAAGCGCCGTGCGCTCGCGATCGGCAGCCTGAACTTCTGCTACGGCGTGGGCGCCTTCCTCGGCCCTCGTCTGGGGGCGCAGTTCGCGGCCGGCAGCGGCTGGCGGACGCCGTTCTACGTCTACGCGATCGCGGGCTTCGTGATCGCCGCGATCATCCTCGTGGTCGTCAGCAAGCGGTTCACCGAGCAGGTGGAGCCGCTGGGCGACGTGCGTCCCGAGGTGGCCGCGAACGTCCCGGAGAAGGTCTACAACCGCAACGTCGTGGTGCTCATGGTCGTCGCCGCCATCGCCGGTGTCTCCCTGTACGGCTACCTGGGCCTCTACCCCACCTACCTCCAGACCGAGCTCGGCTTCACCGTGGTGGAGGCGGGCAAGGCCGCAGGCATGTTCGGCCTCGGCGCCCTGATGGGCATCCCGGCCGGCCTGCTCGGCGACCGCTTCGACCAGCGCTGGATCCTGATGGGGTCGCTGGTGGCCGCCAGCATCGTCGGGTACGTCCTGTTCCACGGCCCGACGACGCCGGGCTGGCAGTCGCTGCTGTCCTTCCTCACCGGCGCGACCGGGAGCGGGCTGCTCTTCACGAACACCTACTCCGCCATGCAGCGCGCGGTCCGACCGGAGAAGGTCGGCCAGGTGTCGGGTGCCTTCGTCACGAGCTGGTACCTCCCCTCCGCCCTCGCCGGCTACCTCTTCGCGCTGCTGCAGAACAACCTCGGCTGGGGCGGCGCGAGCCTCGTCCAGCTCAGCCTCGTGCCGCTGATCGGCGTCGTCGCGCTGCTCTTCCTCGACACGAGCCGGTTCACCACGGCCAAGGTCTCCTCCGGCCACCACTGA
- a CDS encoding cysteine hydrolase family protein produces the protein MPLPALAPARTAVVTIDMHRGHLDPAVATMPLPAEAAARVTAANAVLVRAARARGVPVVHVVTGYHAVAEIASNPWWAAVAGTDATRANVLNHQLPGSPGLEVMPDLLEETDVVVTGKKRYDCFAATDLDHVLRSRGVSTLLLTGVNTNSCVLATTVAANTRDYAAVVVEDCVDTMDRTLHEPALAVLRQAFGWVATLDETVAAL, from the coding sequence ATGCCTCTCCCCGCGCTCGCCCCCGCCCGCACCGCCGTCGTCACCATCGACATGCACCGCGGCCACCTCGACCCGGCCGTGGCGACCATGCCGCTGCCCGCCGAGGCCGCCGCCCGGGTCACGGCGGCCAACGCCGTCCTCGTCCGGGCGGCGCGGGCGCGGGGCGTCCCCGTCGTCCACGTCGTCACCGGCTACCACGCGGTCGCCGAGATCGCCTCCAACCCGTGGTGGGCGGCCGTCGCCGGCACCGACGCGACGCGGGCGAACGTGCTGAACCACCAGCTCCCGGGCAGCCCGGGGCTGGAGGTGATGCCCGACCTGCTGGAGGAGACCGACGTGGTGGTCACGGGCAAGAAGCGCTACGACTGCTTCGCCGCCACCGACCTCGACCACGTGCTGCGCTCCCGCGGCGTCTCGACGCTGCTGCTCACCGGGGTCAACACGAACTCGTGCGTGCTGGCCACCACGGTGGCCGCCAACACCCGCGACTACGCCGCCGTCGTCGTCGAGGACTGCGTCGACACGATGGACCGGACCCTGCACGAGCCGGCCCTCGCCGTCCTGCGGCAGGCCTTCGGCTGGGTGGCCACGCTCGACGAGACGGTCGCCGCGCTGTGA
- a CDS encoding amidohydrolase family protein, giving the protein MTTPPPRVVDTHSHVIPPQLVAAMEEGRAPDGITLDRNGGTPWVVHRQGYRYPLLPGFHDVAARLDAMDRDQVTVSVLSVAPPLFLYWVDAAEAVASSRLVNDAIAAMVVEHPDRFAGLATLPMQDPDAAAVELRRAVTELGLRGAQIGPHVEGVPLDDPSFRPVLRAAAELDVPLVLHPYYVGAATGELADFYLTNLQGNPWQTAVSASRLILSGTLDELPGLSLVLVHGGGHLPYQIGRLDHGHRVRPEAARPQHPPSTYLRRFHYDSLTHDLDATRWLIEKVGADRVMFGTDYPFDMAGGTYAEQLAAVASGSPVVPTVGSVTADALFRLQPAPAEGELSA; this is encoded by the coding sequence GTGACGACGCCACCGCCGCGGGTCGTCGACACGCACAGCCACGTCATCCCGCCCCAGCTGGTGGCGGCCATGGAGGAGGGCCGCGCCCCGGACGGGATCACCCTGGACCGCAACGGCGGCACGCCGTGGGTCGTGCACCGCCAGGGCTACCGCTACCCCCTGCTGCCCGGCTTCCACGACGTCGCCGCCCGGCTCGACGCGATGGACCGCGACCAGGTGACCGTGTCCGTGCTGTCGGTCGCCCCGCCGCTGTTCCTCTACTGGGTCGACGCGGCGGAGGCCGTGGCCTCGAGCCGCCTCGTGAACGACGCGATCGCCGCCATGGTCGTCGAGCACCCGGACCGCTTCGCCGGACTCGCGACGCTGCCGATGCAGGACCCGGACGCCGCCGCGGTCGAGCTCCGCCGGGCGGTCACCGAGCTGGGGCTGCGCGGGGCGCAGATCGGCCCGCACGTCGAGGGCGTCCCCCTCGACGACCCGTCCTTCCGGCCCGTCCTGCGCGCGGCCGCCGAGCTCGACGTCCCGCTGGTCCTGCACCCGTACTACGTGGGCGCCGCCACCGGCGAGCTCGCCGACTTCTACCTGACCAACCTGCAGGGCAACCCGTGGCAGACCGCCGTCAGCGCGTCACGGCTGATCCTGTCCGGGACGCTCGACGAGCTGCCCGGTCTGTCGCTCGTGCTGGTGCACGGCGGCGGCCACCTGCCCTACCAGATCGGCCGGCTCGACCACGGCCACCGCGTACGCCCCGAGGCCGCGCGACCGCAGCACCCGCCGAGCACCTACCTGCGGCGCTTCCACTACGACAGCCTCACGCACGACCTCGACGCCACCCGTTGGCTGATCGAGAAGGTCGGGGCCGACCGGGTGATGTTCGGCACCGACTACCCCTTCGACATGGCCGGAGGGACGTACGCGGAGCAGCTCGCCGCCGTGGCGTCCGGCTCCCCGGTCGTCCCCACCGTCGGCTCGGTGACCGCCGACGCCCTGTTCCGGCTGCAACCCGCCCCTGCCGAAGGAGAGCTCTCCGCATGA
- a CDS encoding aldehyde dehydrogenase family protein, translating to MTTTEVFLHVDGTDRPGADGASFAVVDPFSGETVATVAEATPGDVDDAVAAARRAYDDQRWRGQAPRDRARVLNRAAGLLAARIDDLAELETRQIGRPLREMRAQLRRLPEWLEYFGAVAQTAEGTVPDFGHGHLNVVRRVPLGVAGLITPWNHPLLITMKKLSVALAAGNSVVLKPSELAPVVPGMLVTLLEEAGVPAGVVDVVHGFGRTTGRALSEHRGLAKVDVTGGTETGRAIAAHAGRSLIPVTAELGGKAPVIVFDDVDLDVAVSGSLFAAFVATGQTCVQGSRLLVAEAVHDRFVAALVARTDALRLGDPMQAGTQVGPLVSEAQRDKTARAVERAVEQGATVLAGGAVPTAPELSRGWFYPPTILGGVTSSMDIWTEEVFGPVTLVRSFTDDADAVRLANDAQFGLAASVWTADTARALRVSQQLEIGIVWVNDHHRIDPSSPWGGFKDSGLGSENGLDAFHAYTRAQSVVVNTQPPGPDWFGTTSDLRYS from the coding sequence ATGACGACGACCGAGGTGTTCCTGCACGTCGACGGCACGGACCGGCCGGGCGCGGACGGCGCGTCCTTCGCCGTCGTCGACCCCTTCAGCGGCGAGACGGTCGCGACCGTCGCCGAGGCGACGCCGGGCGACGTCGACGACGCCGTGGCGGCGGCCCGTCGGGCGTACGACGACCAGCGCTGGCGCGGCCAGGCTCCGCGCGATCGCGCGCGCGTCCTCAACCGGGCCGCCGGCCTGCTGGCGGCGCGGATCGACGACCTCGCAGAGCTCGAGACCCGCCAGATCGGTCGGCCGCTGCGCGAGATGCGCGCCCAGCTGCGCCGGCTTCCCGAGTGGCTGGAGTACTTCGGCGCCGTCGCCCAGACGGCCGAGGGCACCGTCCCCGACTTCGGGCACGGCCACCTCAACGTCGTGCGCCGGGTCCCGCTCGGGGTGGCCGGGCTGATCACGCCCTGGAACCACCCGCTGCTCATCACCATGAAGAAGCTGTCCGTGGCGCTGGCGGCGGGCAACTCGGTCGTGCTGAAGCCGAGCGAGCTGGCGCCGGTCGTCCCCGGGATGCTCGTGACCCTGCTCGAGGAGGCCGGCGTCCCCGCCGGGGTCGTCGACGTCGTGCACGGCTTCGGTCGCACGACCGGGCGCGCGCTGTCGGAGCACCGGGGGCTGGCCAAGGTCGACGTCACGGGCGGCACCGAGACCGGCCGGGCGATCGCGGCCCACGCCGGCCGCTCGCTCATCCCCGTGACCGCCGAGCTCGGCGGCAAGGCACCGGTGATCGTCTTCGACGACGTCGACCTCGACGTCGCCGTGAGCGGGTCCCTGTTCGCCGCCTTCGTCGCCACCGGGCAGACCTGCGTCCAGGGCTCACGACTGCTGGTCGCGGAGGCGGTGCACGACCGGTTCGTCGCCGCCCTCGTCGCCCGTACCGACGCGCTGCGGCTCGGCGACCCGATGCAGGCCGGCACCCAGGTCGGACCGCTCGTGTCCGAGGCCCAGCGCGACAAGACCGCGCGGGCCGTCGAGCGTGCGGTGGAGCAGGGCGCGACCGTCCTCGCCGGGGGTGCGGTCCCCACCGCGCCGGAGCTGTCCCGCGGCTGGTTCTACCCGCCGACGATCCTGGGCGGCGTGACGTCGTCGATGGACATCTGGACCGAGGAGGTCTTCGGGCCGGTCACGCTCGTGCGGTCGTTCACCGACGACGCCGACGCCGTCCGCCTCGCGAACGACGCGCAGTTCGGCCTCGCCGCCTCGGTCTGGACGGCCGACACCGCCCGGGCGCTGCGCGTCAGCCAGCAGCTCGAGATCGGCATCGTGTGGGTCAACGACCACCACCGGATCGACCCGTCCTCCCCCTGGGGCGGCTTCAAGGACTCGGGTCTCGGCTCCGAGAACGGCCTCGACGCCTTCCACGCGTACACCCGGGCCCAGAGCGTCGTCGTCAACACCCAGCCGCCGGGGCCGGACTGGTTCGGCACCACGTCCGACCTGCGCTACTCCTGA
- a CDS encoding dihydroorotase codes for MPDVDLLVVGGTVVSPSGRSRTNVAVRDGRVVAVGPARPQANEVVDATGLLVIPGGVDTHVHLMDPGAPDREDFPSGTAAAAASGVTTILEHTHGRPVRTVADLHGKVDHLRDRSYVDFGLAAHAWPGEEGAVADLWAAGVAFFKVFTCTTHGVPGHSAAALRTHLRASALVDAVSLLHCEDESLTESAEAVLRAEGRTDAGILPEWRSLDAELVAVAVASLLVRRTGARATVAHVSNAEAAGYLAAERARGARLAAEGCPQYFLLREEEVHPHGALRKFTPPARARTDDDEAQLWRLLRDGTLTHMSSDHAPSTLEQKADGDIWSVHFGLPGLDSTMAVLLDAAARGHLAYEDVVRVYSEAPAKTYGLWPRKGRLAPGADADLVLVDPRARRTLRNADVLSKAGWTPFDGREVTGRVVSTYLRGRLVAADGRPVGERAGTFLPGAGVR; via the coding sequence ATGCCCGACGTCGATCTCCTCGTGGTCGGCGGCACCGTCGTCAGCCCCAGCGGCCGCTCGCGGACCAACGTCGCCGTCCGGGACGGCCGGGTCGTCGCGGTCGGACCCGCCCGACCGCAGGCGAACGAGGTCGTCGACGCCACCGGGCTGCTCGTGATCCCGGGCGGCGTCGACACCCACGTGCACCTGATGGACCCCGGCGCGCCCGACCGCGAGGACTTCCCGTCCGGCACCGCGGCCGCCGCGGCGTCCGGGGTGACGACGATCCTGGAGCACACCCACGGTCGTCCGGTCCGGACCGTGGCGGACCTGCACGGCAAGGTCGACCACCTGCGCGACCGCTCGTACGTCGACTTCGGCCTGGCCGCGCACGCGTGGCCGGGCGAGGAAGGGGCGGTGGCCGACCTGTGGGCAGCCGGCGTCGCGTTCTTCAAGGTCTTCACCTGCACGACCCACGGCGTGCCCGGCCACAGCGCGGCGGCGCTGCGGACCCACCTGCGCGCCAGCGCGCTCGTCGACGCGGTCAGCCTGCTGCACTGCGAGGACGAGTCGCTGACCGAGAGCGCCGAGGCCGTCCTCCGCGCGGAGGGCCGGACGGACGCCGGCATCCTGCCCGAGTGGCGCAGCCTCGACGCCGAGCTGGTCGCCGTGGCCGTGGCCTCGCTGCTGGTGCGGCGCACCGGCGCCCGGGCGACCGTGGCCCACGTCAGCAACGCCGAGGCGGCCGGCTACCTGGCCGCGGAACGCGCCCGCGGCGCCCGGCTCGCGGCCGAGGGCTGCCCGCAGTACTTCCTGCTCCGGGAGGAGGAGGTGCACCCTCACGGGGCGCTGCGCAAGTTCACACCCCCGGCGCGGGCCCGTACGGACGACGACGAGGCTCAGCTGTGGCGGCTGCTGCGGGACGGGACCCTCACGCACATGTCGAGCGACCACGCCCCATCGACCCTGGAGCAGAAGGCCGACGGCGACATCTGGTCGGTGCACTTCGGGCTGCCGGGCCTGGACAGCACGATGGCCGTCCTGCTCGACGCCGCCGCCCGCGGCCACCTCGCGTACGAGGACGTGGTCCGGGTCTACAGCGAGGCGCCGGCGAAGACGTACGGGCTGTGGCCGCGCAAGGGCCGGCTCGCCCCGGGAGCCGACGCCGACCTGGTGCTGGTCGACCCCCGAGCGCGTCGCACCCTGCGGAACGCCGACGTGCTGTCGAAGGCCGGCTGGACGCCGTTCGACGGCCGCGAGGTCACGGGCCGGGTGGTCTCCACCTACCTCCGCGGCCGCCTCGTCGCCGCCGACGGGCGTCCGGTCGGCGAGCGGGCCGGCACGTTCCTACCCGGCGCCGGCGTCCGGTGA